Proteins from a single region of Lachnospiraceae bacterium:
- the atpC gene encoding ATP synthase F1 subunit epsilon, giving the protein MAEQFKLRIITPERIFYEGDVEMIVFQSVEGELGVLAGHIPLTTVIDSTVFYLKHTMEEPQKMAAVHEGFVQILPDEVTVLTESAEWPEEIDAERAKAAKERAEKRLEQKSENRDLDLRRAQLALMRSLTRLELKR; this is encoded by the coding sequence ATGGCAGAGCAGTTTAAGTTGCGAATTATAACGCCAGAGCGAATCTTCTATGAAGGCGATGTGGAAATGATCGTTTTTCAGTCTGTTGAAGGGGAGCTGGGAGTTTTAGCGGGACACATTCCGCTTACAACGGTGATTGACTCTACGGTGTTTTATTTGAAGCATACGATGGAGGAGCCGCAGAAAATGGCAGCTGTCCATGAGGGATTTGTTCAGATTTTACCAGATGAGGTAACAGTCCTTACGGAGTCTGCGGAATGGCCGGAGGAGATTGATGCAGAGCGGGCGAAGGCGGCGAAGGAACGGGCGGAGAAACGCCTGGAGCAGAAAAGCGAGAATCGTGATCTGGATTTGCGCCGTGCGCAGCTGGCTTTGATGCGCTCTCTGACGAGACTGGAGCTGAAGCGGTAG
- the murB gene encoding UDP-N-acetylmuramate dehydrogenase, translating into MNGQEKMAEVLRSVVSRVQINYPMKRLTTMRVGGPAAYVVTPSTAEQVKAIIQLCQENGLKFFIMGKGSNILASDEGFQGVIIKLESDFQKIRFQNNIIEAECGASLSALAKKAADRGLSGLEFASGIPGSLGGAIYMNAGAYGGEMKDIIQEVTVMDTTGAIRHLDKTELALGYRSSIFQSKSWIILRGILQLEEGDPERIKLKIKELAEKRVTKQPLDLPSAGSVFKRPEGYYAAALIEEAGLKGHAVGGAMVSPKHAGFIVNTGEATCEDVLTLIRHIQKCVEERSGVRLVPEVRYLTPRGLDVIR; encoded by the coding sequence ATGAACGGTCAGGAAAAAATGGCAGAAGTGCTTAGAAGCGTAGTCAGCCGGGTGCAGATCAATTATCCGATGAAAAGACTCACGACTATGCGTGTAGGAGGGCCTGCCGCCTATGTCGTGACGCCCTCAACTGCGGAGCAGGTCAAAGCGATTATTCAGCTTTGTCAGGAGAATGGCCTTAAATTTTTTATTATGGGCAAGGGCAGTAACATTTTAGCAAGTGACGAAGGATTTCAAGGGGTTATCATTAAATTAGAATCCGATTTTCAAAAGATACGATTTCAAAATAATATTATAGAAGCCGAGTGCGGCGCGTCCCTCTCTGCACTTGCCAAAAAGGCGGCAGATCGCGGATTAAGTGGTTTGGAATTTGCATCCGGTATTCCCGGCAGCTTGGGCGGCGCTATTTATATGAATGCAGGCGCATATGGCGGCGAAATGAAAGATATCATTCAAGAAGTCACTGTCATGGATACAACAGGAGCGATTCGGCATTTGGATAAAACGGAGCTCGCGCTGGGGTATCGCAGCAGCATTTTTCAGTCTAAATCATGGATTATACTGCGCGGCATCTTGCAGCTGGAGGAAGGCGATCCAGAAAGGATTAAATTAAAGATTAAAGAGCTGGCAGAAAAACGTGTGACAAAGCAGCCTTTAGATTTGCCGAGTGCTGGCAGCGTTTTTAAAAGACCAGAGGGATATTATGCCGCGGCTTTAATTGAGGAAGCAGGGCTGAAAGGGCATGCCGTAGGAGGAGCTATGGTATCGCCTAAGCATGCGGGATTTATTGTCAATACGGGCGAGGCCACCTGTGAGGATGTGCTCACATTGATTCGGCATATTCAGAAATGCGTGGAGGAAAGGTCAGGGGTACGGCTTGTACCGGAGGTTCGGTATTTAACGCCCAGAGGGCTGGATGTGATTCGATAA
- a CDS encoding HPr family phosphocarrier protein, producing MVEKKVVITHSQDHEFELATMIVQLASRYQSRISILLGNKRVNAKSIMGMMSLGLMEEDEVTIIAEGDDESEAIECLTKLLHQ from the coding sequence ATAGTGGAAAAAAAGGTTGTCATTACTCATTCGCAGGACCATGAATTTGAACTGGCGACAATGATCGTACAGCTAGCGAGCCGTTATCAGAGCAGAATTTCCATTTTGCTGGGAAATAAACGTGTGAATGCTAAAAGTATTATGGGTATGATGTCATTGGGCCTGATGGAAGAGGATGAGGTTACGATCATCGCAGAAGGAGACGATGAATCGGAAGCGATCGAATGCCTGACAAAGCTTCTGCATCAGTAA
- a CDS encoding helix-turn-helix transcriptional regulator, with protein MLQQIRLAPGYVYDIILLFMMKVSPEEEWIARIIPQKKMKELYPMYQEILKKIPEIDPALRVFSLVEETVQGKSKRTMHVLWECWKELWRKNQKNFNLSIFVKEVSNSKYLVEKLWGEYFSGRSSKATETIAEEVEKLNLSVDMKFHLLCYLLQPEEYGQRLIEAIELIDQRYRWIYRQKQAALMECMERMDQKGLNQKVAAALEEREGRRVVDVSAEYLSFSAMNPYSLYYGEEKKLLLIGDEWDQNQDGKVLSSQNVQQICDVLGSKIKRNILQMIAQKGKMDSLQLSKELRLKENVSGRYLRELFLTGLLKREKAGKSYVYRIHEAQLKQYLYQLWNTFGQS; from the coding sequence ATGTTACAACAGATTAGATTAGCACCAGGATATGTGTACGATATTATTTTGTTATTTATGATGAAGGTCAGCCCGGAGGAAGAATGGATTGCTCGGATCATTCCGCAGAAGAAAATGAAAGAGCTGTATCCGATGTACCAGGAAATTCTAAAAAAGATTCCGGAGATCGATCCTGCGCTTCGTGTGTTTTCTCTTGTGGAGGAAACCGTACAGGGGAAGTCAAAGCGGACGATGCATGTTTTGTGGGAATGCTGGAAGGAGCTTTGGCGTAAAAATCAAAAAAATTTTAATTTAAGTATTTTTGTGAAGGAAGTTTCCAATAGCAAATACCTGGTGGAAAAGCTATGGGGAGAATATTTCAGCGGCCGTTCTTCAAAAGCAACAGAAACGATTGCGGAAGAAGTGGAAAAGCTGAATTTGAGCGTTGATATGAAATTCCATCTGTTATGCTATTTATTGCAGCCAGAGGAGTATGGACAGAGACTGATTGAAGCAATCGAATTGATTGATCAGAGATACCGCTGGATCTATCGGCAGAAGCAGGCTGCTTTAATGGAGTGTATGGAGCGGATGGATCAGAAGGGATTAAATCAGAAGGTAGCGGCTGCTTTAGAGGAGCGTGAAGGCAGAAGGGTAGTGGATGTGTCGGCAGAGTATCTCTCGTTTTCTGCGATGAACCCCTATAGCCTGTATTATGGTGAAGAGAAAAAGCTCCTGCTGATTGGAGATGAATGGGATCAAAATCAGGACGGGAAAGTGCTGAGCAGTCAGAATGTACAGCAAATATGCGATGTGCTGGGCAGCAAGATAAAAAGAAATATTTTGCAGATGATTGCGCAAAAGGGAAAGATGGACTCGCTGCAGCTCAGCAAAGAATTAAGGCTTAAAGAAAATGTGAGCGGACGCTATTTAAGGGAGCTGTTTTTAACAGGACTTTTAAAAAGAGAAAAAGCAGGAAAAAGTTATGTCTATCGCATTCATGAGGCGCAGCTTAAGCAATATCTGTATCAGCTCTGGAATACGTTTGGCCAGAGCTGA
- the hprK gene encoding HPr(Ser) kinase/phosphatase: MYAVEMMRMAERFSLSNLTPGLTLKDRWIWHSDLNRPALQLTGYYEYFDAERVQLIGNVEYSYLISLSPQDRRNVFERLFATDIPCLIVCRGLGKMFEKSILELAESHDIPILSTEQATTSFSADLTQFLRMELAPRISLHGVMVDCFGEGVLIMGESGIGKSETALELVQRGHRLVADDVVEIRKISDAELMAQGSEVIQNLIELRGIGVLNVKELYGVQSIRMNKSIDMVIKLEPWDRERQYDRMGLEVETIDILGTDVVCYSIPIRPGRNLAIIIESAALNHRQKKMGYSAAEELRERVNGNIRRRRQERELQKQQSLKEQKESPEK, translated from the coding sequence ATGTATGCAGTGGAAATGATGCGTATGGCGGAGCGGTTTTCGCTGAGCAATCTGACGCCGGGCCTTACGCTAAAGGATCGCTGGATTTGGCATTCGGATTTGAACCGGCCGGCGCTGCAGCTGACGGGATATTATGAATATTTTGATGCGGAGCGGGTGCAGCTGATTGGAAATGTGGAGTATTCTTATCTGATATCGCTTAGTCCGCAGGATCGCAGGAATGTGTTTGAAAGACTGTTTGCAACGGATATTCCCTGTCTGATTGTCTGCAGAGGGCTGGGAAAGATGTTTGAAAAATCGATTCTGGAATTGGCAGAGAGTCATGATATTCCGATACTGAGCACAGAACAGGCGACGACGAGCTTTTCGGCGGATCTTACACAGTTTTTGCGGATGGAGCTTGCGCCCAGAATTTCGCTGCATGGCGTGATGGTGGACTGCTTTGGCGAGGGCGTTCTGATCATGGGGGAAAGCGGGATCGGCAAAAGTGAGACGGCGCTGGAGCTGGTGCAGCGCGGGCACCGACTGGTAGCAGATGATGTGGTGGAAATCCGAAAAATCTCGGATGCAGAGCTGATGGCGCAGGGATCAGAGGTTATTCAGAACTTGATTGAGCTTCGCGGTATTGGGGTACTGAACGTGAAGGAGCTGTATGGCGTGCAGTCGATCCGCATGAATAAATCGATTGATATGGTGATTAAGCTAGAGCCATGGGACCGCGAGAGACAGTATGATCGCATGGGGCTGGAAGTTGAAACCATTGACATTTTGGGCACGGATGTGGTATGCTATTCAATACCAATACGTCCCGGAAGAAACTTGGCCATCATCATTGAATCGGCGGCGCTGAACCATCGGCAGAAGAAGATGGGGTATAGTGCAGCAGAGGAGCTCAGAGAGCGGGTGAATGGCAATATTCGAAGGAGAAGGCAGGAGCGTGAGCTGCAGAAGCAGCAGAGCTTGAAGGAACAAAAGGAAAGCCCGGAAAAGTAA
- a CDS encoding membrane dipeptidase has translation MKYIDFHCDTLLMYRPGANSEGLYQNQHSVDFVRMQQGECAAQFFATFMPPRTRMPESEDEPFRQALYDGLMNEIAAHSDMIAFARSYEEYIANQSKGLMSAFLTFEDGRMVDGSHEKLETYYQLGYRLISFTWNSANCFGFPNSSDAEEMKKGLTPFGFEAVEHMNQLGMIIDVSHLSDGGFYDVAKTTKKPFVASHSNARSLTPHQRNLTDDMLRLLGEKGGMTGINFAPEFIGESVTSTESTVTRICDHIEHIADVAGIEAVGLGSDWDGIGGRLEVASPLDVHKIFEELQRRGFSQTNIEKFAYGNAERILKEVL, from the coding sequence ATGAAATACATTGATTTTCACTGCGATACTTTGCTGATGTATCGTCCCGGAGCTAATTCAGAAGGTCTTTATCAAAATCAGCATAGCGTAGACTTCGTCCGCATGCAGCAGGGCGAATGCGCCGCCCAGTTTTTTGCGACCTTTATGCCGCCGCGCACACGAATGCCAGAATCAGAGGATGAGCCATTTCGCCAAGCGCTGTATGATGGCCTCATGAATGAGATCGCAGCTCATTCCGATATGATTGCCTTTGCCCGCAGCTATGAAGAGTATATTGCCAATCAGTCCAAGGGGCTGATGAGCGCCTTTCTCACCTTCGAGGATGGCCGTATGGTAGATGGCAGTCATGAAAAGCTAGAAACCTACTATCAGCTTGGATATCGCTTAATTTCCTTTACCTGGAACAGCGCCAATTGCTTCGGCTTTCCTAATTCCTCCGATGCGGAAGAAATGAAAAAAGGCCTCACGCCCTTTGGCTTTGAGGCAGTCGAGCATATGAACCAGCTGGGTATGATTATTGATGTCTCCCACCTATCCGACGGCGGATTTTATGACGTAGCAAAGACCACCAAAAAGCCATTCGTCGCTAGTCATTCCAACGCTCGCTCCTTAACCCCGCATCAGCGCAATCTAACCGACGATATGCTGCGTTTACTGGGTGAAAAAGGTGGTATGACCGGCATCAACTTTGCTCCCGAATTTATCGGCGAAAGCGTTACCAGTACAGAAAGCACCGTTACACGCATTTGCGACCATATTGAACATATTGCCGACGTTGCCGGCATAGAGGCCGTTGGCCTAGGCTCTGACTGGGATGGCATCGGCGGCCGCCTAGAGGTTGCTTCTCCATTAGATGTTCATAAAATCTTCGAAGAGCTCCAGCGCCGCGGCTTTTCTCAGACAAACATCGAAAAATTTGCCTATGGCAATGCAGAACGTATTTTAAAAGAAGTATTATAA
- the whiA gene encoding DNA-binding protein WhiA: MSFSSKVKDELADHVSKARHCRIAELAAILAGCAKIRFSPPEIEVQSENVAVVKKVFILLQKIFGIQPSVSYRKGRKGSKVQQYGVCLQEPAQVWRVLTDLCFLKEKEGVLSFQTFLPEEMLQRLCCHKAYIRGAFLAGGSINDPQKNYHIEFLHEEKAQAELLQRLLRSFEIESRILERTRPSKKMVYVLYLKNGEQIVDLLSVMKAHVSLMELENVRIVKDVRNKINRQVNCETANLNKTIGAAVKQIEDIRYLMDHGMFQQLPPELLEMAQVRLENEDLPLKELGRLLNPPVSKSGVNHRLRRLSEMAQELREKI, translated from the coding sequence ATGTCGTTCTCTTCCAAAGTAAAGGATGAGCTGGCAGATCATGTCAGCAAGGCGAGACATTGCAGAATAGCGGAGCTGGCGGCTATTTTAGCCGGATGTGCGAAAATCCGCTTTAGTCCTCCTGAGATTGAAGTCCAGAGCGAGAACGTCGCTGTGGTAAAAAAGGTTTTTATTTTGCTGCAAAAGATATTTGGAATCCAGCCGTCTGTTTCATACCGAAAAGGACGGAAAGGAAGCAAGGTGCAGCAATATGGGGTTTGCCTTCAGGAGCCGGCACAGGTTTGGCGCGTTTTAACGGATCTGTGTTTTCTAAAAGAAAAAGAGGGAGTCTTATCTTTTCAGACTTTTTTGCCGGAAGAAATGCTGCAAAGACTATGCTGTCACAAGGCATATATACGCGGTGCTTTCTTGGCGGGTGGCTCTATCAATGATCCGCAGAAAAATTATCATATTGAGTTTCTGCATGAAGAGAAGGCGCAGGCAGAGTTGCTGCAAAGGCTGCTGCGAAGCTTCGAAATTGAGTCCAGAATTTTAGAAAGAACTCGGCCAAGTAAAAAGATGGTCTATGTGCTGTATCTGAAAAACGGTGAGCAGATCGTAGATCTTTTATCGGTGATGAAAGCGCATGTGTCGCTGATGGAACTAGAGAATGTGAGAATTGTTAAGGATGTAAGGAATAAAATCAATCGTCAGGTAAACTGTGAAACTGCAAATCTGAATAAAACGATTGGAGCAGCGGTAAAACAGATTGAAGATATTCGGTATCTGATGGATCACGGTATGTTTCAGCAACTGCCGCCGGAGCTGCTAGAGATGGCACAGGTAAGGCTGGAAAATGAGGATCTTCCATTAAAAGAATTGGGAAGACTGCTAAATCCGCCGGTGAGTAAATCGGGGGTTAATCATAGACTGCGGCGCTTATCCGAAATGGCGCAGGAATTAAGAGAAAAAATTTAG
- a CDS encoding winged helix-turn-helix transcriptional regulator, which translates to MVLNLRKEPGALFDLIFVFSAKLNPEENWMYDLVLGPKDKESMRLIRRQLAKAPKIPQELQIFAHFKENTKESFLNVLRNQYILKRNMERGSVARYREQLCAENLHHAVWRFYFACDFPESEIERGKIIDKAFYKWELRYLMFSYFSRPEEYQKKLLKAWDEVQAYYDLIYQKRAEDVMACLQLLEERDLQLIVAKLTQGPVAFERVKWAWVSVSIFNPHMVWVDAKEGTLLLGWRYERENLESLSVSDENVLAFFEVMGSLQRRKILLFLTRREWVSTKEVVEELGIQEGPTVRHLMQIRKIKLLKTKRQGREKLYRLDKEQFGKYLEQAGELFVKRKNEDLEDEDFGLK; encoded by the coding sequence ATGGTATTAAATCTCCGCAAGGAACCAGGCGCTTTATTTGATCTAATATTTGTTTTTTCTGCTAAGCTTAATCCGGAAGAGAACTGGATGTATGATCTGGTATTGGGTCCTAAAGATAAAGAGTCTATGCGGCTTATTCGCAGGCAGCTTGCAAAAGCGCCCAAAATTCCGCAGGAACTGCAAATATTTGCGCATTTTAAAGAAAATACAAAGGAATCATTTCTGAATGTGCTGCGCAATCAGTATATTTTAAAAAGAAATATGGAGAGAGGCTCTGTAGCACGGTATAGGGAGCAGCTTTGCGCTGAAAATCTGCATCATGCCGTGTGGAGGTTTTATTTTGCCTGTGACTTTCCGGAATCAGAGATAGAGCGGGGAAAGATCATTGACAAGGCCTTTTATAAATGGGAGCTAAGATACCTGATGTTTTCTTATTTCTCCAGACCGGAAGAGTATCAGAAAAAACTGTTGAAGGCGTGGGATGAGGTGCAGGCTTATTATGATCTGATTTATCAAAAAAGAGCAGAGGATGTGATGGCCTGTCTGCAGCTTTTGGAGGAGAGAGACCTGCAGCTTATAGTTGCTAAGCTGACGCAGGGGCCGGTCGCCTTTGAAAGAGTTAAATGGGCATGGGTCTCTGTTTCGATTTTTAATCCGCATATGGTCTGGGTAGATGCTAAAGAGGGGACTCTGCTGTTAGGCTGGAGATATGAAAGGGAGAATCTGGAAAGTCTCAGTGTCTCAGATGAAAATGTATTGGCGTTTTTTGAGGTGATGGGAAGCCTGCAGAGGAGAAAAATACTTTTGTTTTTGACCAGAAGAGAGTGGGTGAGCACTAAAGAGGTGGTAGAAGAGCTGGGAATCCAAGAAGGGCCGACAGTGCGTCATCTGATGCAGATCCGCAAGATCAAATTATTGAAGACAAAGCGGCAGGGCCGGGAAAAGCTGTACCGCTTAGATAAGGAACAGTTCGGAAAGTATCTGGAACAAGCGGGAGAGCTCTTTGTGAAGCGCAAAAATGAAGATCTTGAAGATGAAGATTTTGGTCTGAAATGA
- a CDS encoding ROK family protein, producing MIYAGIDLGGTTIKGALVTEAGEILCEKSIPTGGERPQREVVQDMANLVLELVEAQGMNIQDIASVGIGSPGAIDPVEGKVMFAANFADFRDVPMVSIMKETLPVPVYLENDANVAALGEAMFGAGNGSANAITITLGTGLGGGIIIDGKIFSGAFYGGGEMGHQVIVADGLPCTCGRKGCWEVYSAATALIRMGREKCVQHPDSKMYEQVKGDLRELNAKHVFDAADAGDVYAKEAIQEYAHYLAIGLGNTINVFQPEYLIIGGGPSAQGDKLLNPVKEELKKEVFGGVTKTQVVIAKLGNKAGVIGAAMLGKTREA from the coding sequence ATGATTTATGCAGGAATTGACTTAGGCGGTACGACGATTAAGGGCGCTTTGGTCACAGAAGCAGGAGAGATTTTATGTGAGAAGAGCATTCCTACCGGCGGAGAGCGGCCGCAGAGAGAAGTTGTCCAGGATATGGCCAATCTGGTGCTGGAGCTGGTAGAGGCTCAGGGGATGAATATCCAGGATATTGCATCGGTTGGCATTGGCTCTCCGGGAGCTATTGACCCGGTAGAAGGCAAGGTTATGTTTGCTGCTAATTTTGCTGACTTTAGGGATGTGCCGATGGTCAGCATTATGAAGGAAACGCTGCCGGTGCCGGTTTATTTAGAGAATGATGCGAATGTGGCTGCACTGGGTGAGGCTATGTTTGGCGCCGGAAACGGAAGCGCCAATGCAATTACAATTACACTGGGAACTGGTCTTGGCGGCGGCATCATCATCGATGGAAAAATTTTCTCCGGTGCCTTTTACGGCGGCGGCGAGATGGGGCATCAGGTGATTGTGGCAGATGGACTGCCCTGTACCTGCGGCCGTAAAGGCTGCTGGGAGGTATACAGCGCAGCAACGGCTCTGATCCGTATGGGACGGGAAAAATGCGTACAGCACCCGGATTCCAAGATGTATGAGCAGGTGAAGGGGGATCTGCGCGAGCTGAATGCAAAGCATGTATTTGATGCGGCAGATGCCGGAGATGTGTATGCAAAAGAAGCCATTCAGGAATACGCTCATTATCTGGCGATTGGTCTTGGCAATACGATCAATGTTTTCCAGCCGGAATATCTGATTATTGGCGGCGGCCCCAGTGCACAGGGAGATAAGCTGTTAAATCCGGTTAAGGAGGAGCTGAAGAAGGAAGTATTTGGTGGCGTAACCAAAACGCAGGTAGTGATTGCTAAGCTTGGCAATAAAGCAGGCGTCATTGGTGCTGCCATGTTGGGAAAAACAAGAGAAGCATAA